The region AGCTTTGCCGGACGAGGAGGGGAAGGTTAAGCCGTGGGACCAGGTCGTATTTCATCGAGGTTCGAAGGGCGACTTCCACAACACCTGGCTGACACACGGCGGAAGCACGAAGAGCCCCAACGTCGGCAGTCTGGACACGACGCCGGTACTTCATGTCCAGAAAAATGCTGCCGTAACTTTTAATGGAGGGGGGCTGATAGACAACGTTGGCGAGGCCATCAGAGGAGAAGTCTGCAATATTGTCATCCAAGGAACGGTCATAGCAAGGTGTGCAGGGGGCGGTTCAGCAAGAGAGGCTGTGGTGAAGATGGACAATATTCATGTCACTGAGATCAGCCTAGATCAGAGAATCATGGCTGATTTCACAAAAGAtgccttctccttcttctcgcCTCGAACCATCACTGATCCgtccgacgtttcggtgattTCTAATAGCGTATTTTCGGTTGGCGGCGGTTTGGGGATCAACCACAAGGGTTCTAACTTCATCGTGCAGTCAACAATCGTCGAGAACTTTCACCGGGCTTGTGTTCTGACGTCAGGCGAGAAGAGCCAAGTCACTCTGAAAAATATGATTCTACGGAGCTGTGCGATCGGACTGCGCGTTGGTTACGGTAAAATGAATGTGACGCTGGAAAACTCCGTGGTAGTCAACAACAAAGTCGGCATTTGGTACGGGGAAGATGGCGTGGATAACATGGGTACCCTGGACATCCACAATGTTCTAGCCATGGGGAACTCGGAGAAAAATCTGAAGGTTTACAGTGACGGAGCGGAGCGCATCAACACCGACCGTGGATCCGACAACGTGCGATTGCGATGCTTTTTCGTGAACACCGAGTCGACGACACGTACGCCGAAGTCCAGGTTTTCACTACCGCAGCGGATGTCACAGAAACCCTGCCGACAACCCCAAATCTATCTGGACCACCCAGAGTGTCATATCAACGCGGAGGTTCCACGAGCCGAATGCCTGTGGACAGACTACAGCCCAGAACCGCTGGTGGACGCTCGCTTGGAGCGGATCGACCTCTGTGCGAACTGCTGCCAGGAGACGGCGCAGGAACTGGCGTTCGGCAGCTACGACCATTGGCGTCTGAAGGCAATACAGGACCTGAAGGACGCGTCCATCAGCACCGAAGGGAGCGCGCCGGGGGCGGAGTGCGGACTTTCCTTCTCTGCAGACTTCTACCAGTACTCGGACAGCCAATGCTTGAAAAGCAAAATCCGAGTCAAGTCGGTATTCAGTAACATATCCCACAACCAGGCAGAAAGTCATCTGAGAGAATTGAAAACCTACTATTTCGACCGGGTTTTGCAGTTTCACCTGACGCCGCCATCTTTCGGACTGATGCTCGATTTTTCGCACATCTTGGACTCCAATGCTTCCGCTTTCATCGACCAAACTATGAGCTGTGGTCTGAGTGACAATGACGGCAATCAGGTTTCCACCTTTGTCACTGCGTGGGTGCCTGATATTGGGATGTACACGAAGTTATCTGTACAGCTGGCAGACTTAGTCCACCCAAAGAACTTCTACCCTTACGTGGTATTTTTGTACCTGTCCAACTGCATGAAATCCGGACATTCCCACTTTGCCAGTAAAGACACGTTCGATTACATTCTGATCGACAACGACCGGTGTTTCGTGCCGGAGAGAGTCGCGGCCCTGAACTTCACTCTTCACTACCGCAAACGGTTACTCGTGCTGACGGACACTTTATTCTCCACGACACACGTCTGTGACGTGCCAGCAGACATgataaataagttcaaacatgctaATGCTATCTCATCAAAAGTGCCAAGTTTAGGAAGTCAACTCAGGGAGGAAATCATTAAAGATGAAGAAATGGGACCCCTCATATTGAAGGAAGACCCAGAGATATACGAAGAAATTGATGGTCGCGTATCCATCCTGTTAGCTCACTACCATAGAAACTGTGACGAATACGACCCAGACAAATACAACCCTATCCTGACACATGTGTACAAGACAGGCGCCATCCAATACGCGTACATGGTCCAAGGAAGGGACTACATGATCGCCAAATTCGAAGATGACCACATTGGTTACCTAAAAGCAGTCGGAAAATCGGTGCGGCAGCGCATCGGGGGCGAAATCATGAACGGTGGCTTTGCCGAGCTTGTTGCGTATCACGTCGATCGCCTTATGGAGCTCGGTCGCACCCCGGTTGTAGCTTCTCGTCGGCTGTTTCTCGATGATTCTCTCCGTCTCAAAGGTATAATTGAACCGGATGGCGAACTCCTACATGACTATACGCTGAGTAAGGTTACGTTGGAGAAGTTTCTGTCCGAAGTTAGAAATGAGGATAAAGATGTGGACGAGACAATCCGGTGGGTCGCAAACCAGATGAAAGCTGAGAACGGAGCTCCGTTCTTGGACATTGTGGTGGTTGGGAGAGTTAAGTCCCTCCGAGTTGATACAGACTTGAACCCCAAGATAAAGGACTTTCTAGCGCACCGCATCACCTTCAATGACCTTGAAGATGCCGGCGTGACGCGCCAGATGACGTGGGACATCACCAACACCATCGTGTTCGACTTCCTGACGCACAACCCGGAGCGCACCGGCCTGGCGATGTCGGAACTACGCCACGTCATCTATGACAACAGACCCGCCTTCTCGCCGTCCATTCCGACCGCCGTTTGTGATTCGATCCTGCACTGCCATCCAGCACTCtacccgcccccctccccctcccccgaaCCTGACGCTTCAACTGCCTGCCCTGCCGAATGTTGGCAAGAAGACGCCGATAAAACGGCCCTCGATGGAAACTGTAGATTTAGGAAACACGTCTTAGAACGATTCTACAACTATGAGACAAACACATCCAGAGCGGACGAATTTGTGGATTCTCTTAAGAAAGCCATAGCCAAGGAAACCTTGGACGTGCAATCCATCGAAAACTACTTCGGACAGGTAGATCTGTACACCGGACTGAAGGAAAGGATATCCTACTTTCTACGTCACGTGGAGAAATGTCGTAAACAATATGGAGACGATACCATAATCTAATTCGACATTGATTGTTGTCCGTAAACCGTCTCAATGCTTAGATTCGCAGTGATAATTATAATCTTATATACAGTAAAACTTTCTACATTAAAAACGGTCACGTGCGACCGCGCCGAGATGTCATACACCAACGGGTGCCAATAGATCGTATGTAAGATAAAAAATCATATCGTCGTGACCAACATTGTATACGGGGGTACAaaattgtatgtatgtttcaacaatccccacaatacgaaaatagttaaatatcttaacgactgctttcacattaggaaaaataccgaaactaatgattaaaccaactcgatcataactgttacgctatatcaaaatgtactctagcccttattgtattgtattagtaattatgctatatcaaaatgtatgctagcccttattgtattgtattattaattaggatgttaagttttattctatacttttactttgtattatgtttacgaattcttgcaatactttgtaccatgtgcaattgtcgtgcaattaagttTTTCGTATCAATCATATCATGTTGCACAATAAAGCTATCATATTATACATCAATTGAATAGCCATATTACGCTATAGACTATCAATGATGATAAACCCATAGACGTTGCATCATTAAAACAACCTATAATATTAAATGTTTGTAATCTAATCTATTTTAAGctaatttgatttaatttgatttgactTGATTTCATCTTATttaaattgatttattttgcatgaGACGTGCCATTTTACGTTATAGAAGTATCAATAGTAACGAACCCACAGATTGTTAAATCTACGTAACATAGCAGCTTAAAATGCAAGACTGATTTACTCTAGTTAAGTTTGATACGATCTGATCTGATTAGATTTGATCAAATAATTTGATCAAATgtaatttgatttcatttgaatGAACCAAGTCAGTTTAACCTATAGTATCATGACATCAGTAGTAATGAACGCACTGGGGATATTCTATTCGTCTTAAaccatttta is a window of Branchiostoma lanceolatum isolate klBraLanc5 chromosome 8, klBraLanc5.hap2, whole genome shotgun sequence DNA encoding:
- the LOC136440228 gene encoding uncharacterized protein, whose amino-acid sequence is MVTLDATNSIGQVSRPSQPTTEQFLFGTVKKKMMKSTTMPVPPRRVMRYVLFSAIALVLVTVMYVMYRGIGNDLPETMRHVMQIPAEKISKECRLDNVVYSPVIPVHAPLPVKMEVTGIHGRHAPRAKATIVAKLNGAEDIGSEVTLYYGIGSAVLTLPRPGVWGVSVRVNKYVTQDSTEDSEQQGGCSQTFPVEAVDLRHTSIPVRKEAGTSLSVGKNEGADWSKGIIIIEGSLKIPEGVTLIVRPGVVIVMSPGSRLDVVGQVKMGEEGRDPVLFTALPDEEGKVKPWDQVVFHRGSKGDFHNTWLTHGGSTKSPNVGSLDTTPVLHVQKNAAVTFNGGGLIDNVGEAIRGEVCNIVIQGTVIARCAGGGSAREAVVKMDNIHVTEISLDQRIMADFTKDAFSFFSPRTITDPSDVSVISNSVFSVGGGLGINHKGSNFIVQSTIVENFHRACVLTSGEKSQVTLKNMILRSCAIGLRVGYGKMNVTLENSVVVNNKVGIWYGEDGVDNMGTLDIHNVLAMGNSEKNLKVYSDGAERINTDRGSDNVRLRCFFVNTESTTRTPKSRFSLPQRMSQKPCRQPQIYLDHPECHINAEVPRAECLWTDYSPEPLVDARLERIDLCANCCQETAQELAFGSYDHWRLKAIQDLKDASISTEGSAPGAECGLSFSADFYQYSDSQCLKSKIRVKSVFSNISHNQAESHLRELKTYYFDRVLQFHLTPPSFGLMLDFSHILDSNASAFIDQTMSCGLSDNDGNQVSTFVTAWVPDIGMYTKLSVQLADLVHPKNFYPYVVFLYLSNCMKSGHSHFASKDTFDYILIDNDRCFVPERVAALNFTLHYRKRLLVLTDTLFSTTHVCDVPADMINKFKHANAISSKVPSLGSQLREEIIKDEEMGPLILKEDPEIYEEIDGRVSILLAHYHRNCDEYDPDKYNPILTHVYKTGAIQYAYMVQGRDYMIAKFEDDHIGYLKAVGKSVRQRIGGEIMNGGFAELVAYHVDRLMELGRTPVVASRRLFLDDSLRLKGIIEPDGELLHDYTLSKVTLEKFLSEVRNEDKDVDETIRWVANQMKAENGAPFLDIVVVGRVKSLRVDTDLNPKIKDFLAHRITFNDLEDAGVTRQMTWDITNTIVFDFLTHNPERTGLAMSELRHVIYDNRPAFSPSIPTAVCDSILHCHPALYPPPSPSPEPDASTACPAECWQEDADKTALDGNCRFRKHVLERFYNYETNTSRADEFVDSLKKAIAKETLDVQSIENYFGQVDLYTGLKERISYFLRHVEKCRKQYGDDTII